A genomic region of bacterium contains the following coding sequences:
- a CDS encoding SPFH domain-containing protein: MHTEKTLKVASGLFFLPFLLLLLGGSIWLFVNAITSHVIWMLITALSAMVVSIFLLAGLFVVNPNEAAVVLLFGDYRGTVKQNGFC, encoded by the coding sequence ATGCACACCGAGAAGACGCTGAAGGTCGCTTCGGGCCTGTTCTTCCTGCCCTTCCTGCTGCTCTTGCTGGGCGGGTCGATCTGGCTGTTCGTCAACGCGATCACCAGCCATGTGATCTGGATGCTGATCACGGCGCTCTCGGCCATGGTCGTGAGCATCTTCCTGCTGGCGGGCCTGTTCGTGGTGAACCCGAACGAGGCGGCCGTGGTGCTGCTGTTCGGCGACTACCGCGGCACGGTGAAGCAGAACGGATTCTGCT